GCGCCGGAGCCGCGCCGGGTCCCATCTGCTACGATCGCGGCGGCACGGAGCCCACGGTCACCGACGCCGATCTCGTCCTGGGATATCTGAACCCCGACTACTTCCTCGGGGGGAGGATGCGCCTCGACGCCGGGGGTGCCCGCCGCGGGATGGAAGAGCTCGGCGCCCGCCTCGGCCTGGACTGGCGACGGGTTGCCCAGGGGATCTCGGACGTGGTGAACGAGAACATGGCGAACATGGTCCGCGTCCACGCGGCCGAGCGCGGCCGCGACCTCCAGCAGTACACCCTGATCGCCTTCGGCGGCTCGGGGCCGGTTCACGCCTATGAAGTAGCGAAAAAGCTCGGGCTCTCCCGCGTGATCCTGCCCCTGGCGGCCGGTGTCACCTCCGCCGTGGGGCTCCTGGGAGCGCCACCCGCGTTCGACCTGGTCCGCTCTCACGTGACACGACTGGACGACCTGGACTGGGAGCGGGTGAATGCCCTCTTCCAGGAGATGGAAACCGAGGCGATCCACCTCCTCAGGGGCGCGGGTGTGGTGGAGACGGAGATGATCCTGGAGCGCTCAGGGGACTTCCGCTACATCGGGCAAGGGTACGAGGTCACGGCGCCGCTGCCCCGGACCCGCATGGCGCCCGAGACGCGCGTCGCGCTGATCGCGGCCTTCGAAGCTGAGTACACGCGGCTCTACCAACGGCTGACGCCCGGGGCGAAGCTCGAGGTCCTCAACTGGCGCCTCCGCGCGCGGGGACCGAAGCCGGCGCTCTCCCTCGCGCCGCCTTCCACCCCAGCACCCGCCGGGAGCGCCCAGAAGGGGGTGCGCCCGGCCTACTTCCCTGAGGTGGGCGCCTTCGTCGACTGTCCCGTCTACGACCGCTACCGTCTCGCTGTCGGGCAGCGGTTCGGAGGCCCGGCGATCGTCGAGGAGCGCGAGTCCACGGCGGTCCTCGGCCCGCGCGCCCGCATCGAAGTGGACGCGTATCTCAACCTGAGGGTAACGATCGAGCGATGAGCGCGCTAGCCTCCGGCTCTGACCTCGGCGAAGAGATCCTTCGCAGCGAGGAGGGCTTCGCGGACGACCGGCGCGCCGACATAGCCGGCCAGGTGGAGCAGGACCTCGGTCAGCTCGCCCTCCGTCCAGCCCTGGCGGAGCGCCATCCTGAGGTGGATGCCGAGCTCCGCGCTCCGGCCCGTCGCGGCATCCGACACCACGCACACCAGCGTCCGGGTCTTCAGGTCCAGGCCGGGCCGGGTCCAAAGGGTACCGAAGATCATCTCCGTCATGGTGTCGATGAAGGTGCGCATCGTGGGGTCGCTGTACGTCGTCCGGTTCACCCGCTCGACGTACGCGTCGCCCAGGAGCTGCCGGCGGATCTCGCTTCCCCTCCGGTATCGCTCGCTCTCGGTCATCGTGCCCTCCTTATTGGGCCTCGCCTTGTGGCTATTGACTCGGGCCTCACCTCGTCGCTGGCGCAGGCGATGAAGCTGCCTGCGCCGAAGCGCCTCGGCTCGAATTGCCACGCCTGCGGCTCGTCCGAAGCGCCTCGGCTCGAACTACCTTGGGTTTGGCGTGTTCACCTGAACGGTATCCCCTGCACGGGAGGCGTCAATGGCGTCGAATCTCGAGGACCGGTTCCAGACACTTCACGAGCTGGTCAAGGCCGCTCGATCCAACCTGGCGCGGGACGCGTGGGATTACCTGGCCGGCGGCAGCGAGACCGAGACCACGCTCAAGCGGAACCGCCAGGCCCTGGACTCGATGGCCTTCAGGCCGCGGGTCCTGCGGGACGTCTCGAAGGTGGACTGCACGTCGACGCTCCTCGGCAAGCCGATGCGCATCCCGGTACTGCTGGCCCCCATCGGCGCCCTCGAGAGCTTCGACCCCGGCGGGGGCGCGACCGCCGCAAAGGCATCCGCGGAGTTCGGCGTCCCCCACATGCTGAGCTCGGTGTGCAGTCCTGGTCTCGAGGCTGTCGCCGCAGCCACCGACAACTTCCGCATCTTCCAGCTCTACGTCCGTGGCGACGACGCCTGGGTGGACGACCACGTGAAGCGCGCCGTGGACAACGGCTACACGGCCTTCTGCCTCACCGTGGACTCGGCCCTCTACAGCCGCCGCGAACGCGATCTGGCCAAGCGATCCGTGAGGGCCGCCTCGCGCGCCCGCGCAACCGGGCGCGAGTACCAGGCCCGGCTCTCCTGGGACCACGTCAAGCGCTTCAAGGACCTCCACGGCCTCCCGCTCATCCTGAAGGGCATCGCGACGGCCGAGGACGCGGGGCTCGCCTGCGAGCACAGCGTCGAGGTGATCTACGTCTCTAACCACGGGGGGCGCCAGCTCGACCACGGGCGCGGCGCGATCGAGGTGCTCCCCGAGGTCGTCGCGGCCGTCGGAGGCCGGGCCCCGATCATCTTCGACGGCGGGTGCATGCGGGGCACCGACGTGGTCAAGGCGATCGCCCTCGGCGCGCACGCGGTCGGGATCGGCAGGCTCCAGTGCATCGGGCTGGCCGCCGCGGGACAGGCCGGCCTGGTTCGCGTGCTCGAGATCCTCGAAGGCGAGATCAGGATCTGCCTCGGGCTCCTGGGCGTGGACCGGCTGGGCGCGCTCGATGCTTCCTATCTCCACCCGGCGCGCCCGGTGGACCTGCCGCACGTGACGAGCGCCTTTCCGCTCCTCGAGGAAGGCTACTAATCACGACGAGCTTCGGAACCTCCGGTAACCTGCGCGACAGGATCTGGCTTCGCTCCACGCTCTCCGAGTCGCTCAGGCGCGGATCGCCCCCTCGCGTTACACTCCGATCTCACTCCGGCACGGGTCGGGGCCGCCAGCGTTCCGTGTAGTGCCTCCCGCCTCTCGATGCGCGCCCCCATAGGCGGACTGCAAGCTCACTGGCCGGGCGACCGGGGACGTCACCCGATGTTGCCTAGCGGCTACACTAAACACAACTCGATCGCTCGGTACAGATGCCCCAGAATCTCGCGTGTATTCTGATCCGCTTCTGGATGCTCTCGATAGTCCAGATCACTGCAGGACGCAGGGCCAGATTGGGCGATGTCACATAACATTCAATGTACTCCGGATGAGGATCGTAGTCCTTGACTTCTGCTTTGCGATCAATTCTGCGCCGTCCGCTATCAGTTTTTATGTGAACAGGAGGAACAATTTTAACAGGAGGAACCATTGGGGACATATCAGGAGGGAGTTTGTCGCGAATATCAGGAGGCAGTTTGGCGCGAGATGCCTCCCTATATTGTTCTATCCATCCTTTAGTCAGGCGCTTACGCGCGCCCATTCTCGGCAAAAGAGGTCACGAATCTTCTTTAATACGTTACTGCTGCACGCGTCGCGCAGTTCCAGCACGACTTCTCCAGCCCTCGCTAATCCACCAGGAGCACTCGGCTGTCTACCGGACGTAAAGTTCGGCGAGCCTATCCACGCGATGCCCTGCGAGCCGCTACGCCATAGGTACAGCTTGCCGTGAAACTGCTTGTGCCCAGCACAATTCCACAACCTCACCTGAAGCCGAGGACACGTTCGAGAAAGATGCAACAGTTTTCGAAACGTGGCCTTGCGCGTTGCGCTGCCCATGTCTTTCCAAGGAATACTAGGGTATCGCTCGCGAACGGGCGCCGGGACATTCTTGGCAGCTTCTCCGACCACTTCTAGGCATCGCAGGACCGCATAGACGGTCTTGCGGTCGGCGGTGAATTGGTCATACGTTCGGTCCCCAACGAATTCTATTGCCAGGTTCAGGTTGTCAAGGATATCCCGAAGGTAGACGACCGTATTCCGGGTCATACCTCGACGGCCGCCAATTCAATGGATTCCTTTAACTCGGCCCTGATATCCTCGCGCGGGACGAGGTCGACTTTTACCCCCAGGAGTTCCGAAAGCAAGACCTGTGCGCCACCGAGATCGAGAAGCGAGGCGGTTTTATCGAATTCGGCGAGCAGATCTAGATCGCTATCCTCTCTTTGCTCGCCGCGGACATAGGATCCGAATATCCCCACCACACGCGCCTTGTAGCGCCGGTGAAGCTCATCCTGATGCGCGCGAATCACCGCGCGGATTTCTTCAAGGGTTTTCATGCCCCTTCCCCACCGTGGCGCCTACAAAGACATCGCGCCGGGCGTTGAAACACTTCTCTTCTCGAGTCATTGATCGCCTACCCCTTCTGCCTGCTGGGACTTCTTTCGTGCGAAGGTTGGTCCTTCGTCAACTGATCCAAGGTAACCCCGAGGGCCCTGGCGATCTTTTGCGCGGTGTCTACGGTTGGGCTTTGAATCGCCCCGGTTTCTATCTTGATGATGGTATTGTGTGACACATCGGCGAGCTTGGAGAGTCGATCCTGGGAGAGGCCGCGCTCTTCTCTCAACCTCCTCAGATTTCTTGCCAGCGGGGACAAATCGGTTGCCTTCCTCATCGTCATCAACTATTTCAATAGTTGGCTTTCTTTATCACTACTATGATAGTAGACCTCTCCGGGCGATGGAGTCAAGAGCCAAACCTCCGGAAGCTTTCTGCGAGGCCGACGAGTTTCGGTATAAGCGGAGCATCAAGGAGTAGAAGGCTTTCTATGGGGAGCGCCAGCCCATCGTCCAGCGGGCCGGTCGCGCGCGGCCGGGCTCAGGCCGGCGCGACCTCGACCATGGCGTCGAAGGCTGCCTGGCCGGCGGAGAAGGCGAAGAGATCGACGGCGTCGTCGGGGATCGACGGGCGCCCAGACGTCAGCCGGTTGAGCCCCTCCCACCCGTCGCGCATCCAGACGGTTCCGGGCGGGATTTTCGCCGTGACCCGGGCGCGGGCGCGGAACTCGCCGCGCTCGTTGTAGATCCGGATCGCGGCCTCATCCCGGATCCTGCGCGCAGCCGCATCCGACGGCGAGATCCAGAGGTACGGCTCCGGGTCGGCCTTGGCCAGCGTCGGCAGGGCGCGCCCGTGCTCGTAGAAGCCGTGAAAGTGGGTCAGCGTCCGCCCCTGCCTGAAGGCGAGCGGATAGCTCGACGCGGGCAACTCCTCGTACACGGGGAGCGGCGGGAGCCCGAGAGCGCGGGCGCGCTCGGAGTAGAACTCGACCTTGCCCGACGGCGTGTGGAAGGCGAGCCCCGGGTAGGCGACGTGAGAGATCCTGAGGCTGCGGATCCCGCCCTCGGCGCGGAGCGCGGCAACCGTGGCGTGGCCTGTGGACGGATGGTCCAGGATCGCGTCGATCGGCCCCTCGTGGGTCTCCCAAGGAAAGAACTCCGCGATCCCGAGCCTGCCCGCAAGCTCCTTCAGGACCCACGCCACCGAGCGCGCCGCGCCCGGCGGATCGAGGACCTGGGGCATCAGGTAGAGGTGGGTGTTCGTGCTCTTGCACCCGACCTCCTCGAGCCAGGAGGTGCTCGGCAGGACGACGTCGGCGTACTGGCGCGCCGTGTCGTTCAGGAACAGGTCGTAGCTCACGACCAGCTCGGCCCGCGCGAGACCCTCGGCGACGCGCCCGGCCTCGGCAAACGACGAGAGCATGTCGGTCCCGAAGAGCAGCAGCACGCGCACGGTCCCGTCCAGGAGCGCTTGGGTGATCCGAGACATCTGGTTCGGGATGTAGTTCCCCGGCGGGCGCTTCTCGAGGGCGACGATGCTCGCGAGCGCCTGGCCGTGAGTCGAGCTGCCGTGGCGCGGCCCCAGCCCTCCGCCCGGCACGCCGAGGTTGCCGGTGAGGGCCGGGAGGCAGCCGACAGCGCGGCCGCCCTGCCAGCCGTTCGCCCCCTTGTGCATGGAGCTGCCGCCGAGGACGATCACCGCGGGCTTGGTCGTCGCGTAGCGGCGCGCGAGGTCCGTGATCCGCTCGGCGGGAACACCGGTGACGCCGGCCGCCCACGCCGGCGAGCAGGTCTGGACGTGAGCCGCCAGCGCGTCGAAGCCGACCGTGTGGCGTACAACGAACTCCCGGTCGTGGAGCCCCTCCTCGATGATGACGTGCATCATCGCGAGCGCCAGCGCGGCGTCGGTGCCGGGCCGTAGGAGCAGAACCTCGTCAGACTGAGATGCGGCCTCGCTCTCCCGCACGTCGATGGTGACGATGTACGCCCCGCGCCGCCGCGCCGCGGCGATGTGGCGCGCGGTGTTCGGCTGGCTCGCCAGGTTCGCCCCCCAGAGGATGATGAGGGCCGAGTTGATCCCCATGTCCTCCTTGGTATTGGTCTCGAGCACGCCGGTCAGCCCGAGGCCGAAGGCGCCGAGCCCCCAGCAGATGATCGCCGGACTCCACCACTGGCAGCCGTAGAGGTTGGAGAAGCGGCGGATCAGGTGCGAGTTGAGGCGGGTCCCGTAGTTGTTGGCGAAGACGCCGTGGCCTGACCATGTCGCGACGGCCTCCCGGCCCACGGCGCG
This window of the Candidatus Rokuibacteriota bacterium genome carries:
- a CDS encoding carboxymuconolactone decarboxylase family protein, giving the protein MTESERYRRGSEIRRQLLGDAYVERVNRTTYSDPTMRTFIDTMTEMIFGTLWTRPGLDLKTRTLVCVVSDAATGRSAELGIHLRMALRQGWTEGELTEVLLHLAGYVGAPVVREALLAAKDLFAEVRAGG
- a CDS encoding nucleotidyltransferase family protein, which encodes MKTLEEIRAVIRAHQDELHRRYKARVVGIFGSYVRGEQREDSDLDLLAEFDKTASLLDLGGAQVLLSELLGVKVDLVPREDIRAELKESIELAAVEV
- a CDS encoding molybdopterin-dependent oxidoreductase; the protein is MVEGERRVFRTMCPMNCHPTLCGMLVELEDGRVVKVSGDPENPDSQGFLCVRGHAARDIIGNPRRLLHPLVRARRSEDAWRQASWDEALDLIVARMRAVGREAVATWSGHGVFANNYGTRLNSHLIRRFSNLYGCQWWSPAIICWGLGAFGLGLTGVLETNTKEDMGINSALIILWGANLASQPNTARHIAAARRRGAYIVTIDVRESEAASQSDEVLLLRPGTDAALALAMMHVIIEEGLHDREFVVRHTVGFDALAAHVQTCSPAWAAGVTGVPAERITDLARRYATTKPAVIVLGGSSMHKGANGWQGGRAVGCLPALTGNLGVPGGGLGPRHGSSTHGQALASIVALEKRPPGNYIPNQMSRITQALLDGTVRVLLLFGTDMLSSFAEAGRVAEGLARAELVVSYDLFLNDTARQYADVVLPSTSWLEEVGCKSTNTHLYLMPQVLDPPGAARSVAWVLKELAGRLGIAEFFPWETHEGPIDAILDHPSTGHATVAALRAEGGIRSLRISHVAYPGLAFHTPSGKVEFYSERARALGLPPLPVYEELPASSYPLAFRQGRTLTHFHGFYEHGRALPTLAKADPEPYLWISPSDAAARRIRDEAAIRIYNERGEFRARARVTAKIPPGTVWMRDGWEGLNRLTSGRPSIPDDAVDLFAFSAGQAAFDAMVEVAPA
- a CDS encoding alpha-hydroxy-acid oxidizing protein; this encodes MASNLEDRFQTLHELVKAARSNLARDAWDYLAGGSETETTLKRNRQALDSMAFRPRVLRDVSKVDCTSTLLGKPMRIPVLLAPIGALESFDPGGGATAAKASAEFGVPHMLSSVCSPGLEAVAAATDNFRIFQLYVRGDDAWVDDHVKRAVDNGYTAFCLTVDSALYSRRERDLAKRSVRAASRARATGREYQARLSWDHVKRFKDLHGLPLILKGIATAEDAGLACEHSVEVIYVSNHGGRQLDHGRGAIEVLPEVVAAVGGRAPIIFDGGCMRGTDVVKAIALGAHAVGIGRLQCIGLAAAGQAGLVRVLEILEGEIRICLGLLGVDRLGALDASYLHPARPVDLPHVTSAFPLLEEGY
- a CDS encoding DUF86 domain-containing protein, which codes for MTRNTVVYLRDILDNLNLAIEFVGDRTYDQFTADRKTVYAVLRCLEVVGEAAKNVPAPVRERYPSIPWKDMGSATRKATFRKLLHLSRTCPRLQVRLWNCAGHKQFHGKLYLWRSGSQGIAWIGSPNFTSGRQPSAPGGLARAGEVVLELRDACSSNVLKKIRDLFCREWARVSA
- a CDS encoding helix-turn-helix transcriptional regulator, with product MRKATDLSPLARNLRRLREERGLSQDRLSKLADVSHNTIIKIETGAIQSPTVDTAQKIARALGVTLDQLTKDQPSHERSPSRQKG